The DNA region GGCGTTGACGAAGAGCAGGTCGAGTTCGGTGCCGTCGAGCCGGTCGCGCAGGGCGGCGAGCTGATCGTCGCTGGTCATCTCCAGTGACTCGACCCGCAGTCGCCCGTCCGAGGCGTCGGCCTTCGCTTGGAGATCGCCTCCGCTCCGGCGCGTCGTGGCGACGACCTGCCAGTCGCGCCGGGTGAGCTCCTCGGCCAGGACCAGTCCCAGGCCGCGCGAGGCGCCGAGGACGAGAGCCTGGCGTTCGGTTGTTCGAGACATGAAAACTCCTTGATGAAGGGATTTTGTCTAGACGCTACGTCTCGTCTCGACAATAGCCCGGTATAGTGACCGCATGCCAGTCGTGAATTCGCGGCCCCGCAGGGCGCGCTCCGGCAACCAGCGCGACGAGGCGGCCCGCCTTGCCGTGCTCCATGCCGCGGACGACCTGCTCGTCGAGCACGGCTTCGCGCGGTTGACCATCGAGGCGATCGCGCGGCAGGCGGGAGTCGCCAAGCAGACGATCTACCGATGGTGGCCCTCGAAGGTCGAGATCCTGCTCGACACACTCGTCGAGGACAGCGAAAAGCGCTTCCCGGTCCCGGCGGACAAGCCGGCCGATCTCCGCGGCTACTTCCGTGGCTACGCGCGATTCGTCACCCGTGACCCGGCGGGGAAGGTCCTGCTCGCGCTCATCGCCGAAGCGCAGCACAGTCCCGAAACGGCCAAGAGCCTGCACGAACGCTATCTCGGCCCGCGCCGGGAACGGGAACGCGACCTCCTCGCGCGCGGGATCGAGGCAGGCGAGTTGTCGACCACGCTGGACCTCGACGCGGCGCTCGACGCCGTCGTCGGCCCGATCGTCTACCGGGCGCTCACGGGAGCGAGCGTTCCCCGCGCCCTGGTGGACGCCCTTTTCGACGGGCTGCTCAAGCCTTAGGCCGGCACCGACGCGCGATCGCGGAGCGAGACCTCCAGCTTGAAGCCCTCCGGTTTGAGGGTCAGCAGCTCCTGCACCTTCAGCCGATAGGACGGGTCGCTCCGCAGGTCGTACCGGCTCAGCAGCATGCCGAGCACCAGCGTCGCCTCGTGCAGGGCGAACTGCCGTCCGATGCAGGCACGTTCGCCGGTGCCGAAGGGTTTGTAGACGTGCGCGGGCCGGGCGCGGTTGCGTTCGGGGGAGAAGCGGTCCGGGTCGAACGACTCGGGATCGTCTCCCCAGACGGGATCGCGGTGCAGCGCCGGGATGAGGACCAGGGCCCACTGTCCCTTCCGCATCGCGTACTCGCCGCCGCCGACGACGGTGTCCACCTGGGCTTGGCGCGCGAACGCGGGCGCCGTCGGCCAGAGGCGGAGTGCTTCGTCGAGCACTCGCCGGACGTAGCGGAGCTTCGCGACCTCCTCGTACGACGGATCCGGGTTCTCGCCCCAGACCTTGTCCACTTCGGACTGCGCGCGGGCCAGGACGTCCGGGTTGCGGGCGAGGTAGTACAGGGCGAACGACAGCGCGCCCGACGTGGTTTCGTGCCCCGCCACCAGGAAGGTGATGATCTGGTGGCGGATGTTGTCCTCGTCCAGCGCCGCGCCGGTGCTCGGCTGTGTCGTGTTCAGCATGAGCCCGAGCAGGTCTTCGGTGCTCGGATCGTTCCGGCGTGCCTCGATGACGTCGGCGACGACGGAGTGCAGGAACGCGAGGTCGGCTTCGTTGCGCTGGTTCGCCTTGCGGCTGAGGAGCGGGCCGATGACCGGTGGCTGGATCGCCATGCGCTGCGCGTGCCGCAGCGTGCGGACCATCGCGGCGACGAACGGATGCGGTTCGGCGCGTTCGAACGACGAGAAGCTGTACCCGAAGCCCGTCCGGCCGATGGTCTCCAGCGTCAGCTTGGTCATGTCGTCCGCGACGTCGACCTCGCCGCCCCTGTCCCACGTGTCCAGCAGTTCGCGGGTGATCGCCAGCATCGTGGGGTGGTAGCGCTGCATGGCGTTGCGGCTGAACGCGGGCGCGAGGATCTCGTGCGCGCGCCGCCAGTTCGGCTCTTCGTTGTGTGCGGTGAACAGCCCGTCGCCGCCGAGCGGGCGGAGATTCGAGATCGCGGGGGTGACGTGCTTCGCGAACCGCTTCTCGTCGGAAAGGTCGGCGACCATCGCGGCGCCGTGGACGAACACGATGCTCCGGCCGAACACCTTGCGCTCGAAGACGGGGCCCAGCTCGGCCGCGTGCCGCATCGAGTCCTGGACCGGCGTCTTCGGTGAAACGCCGAGCACGTCGCCGATGAACGGAATCCGTCGCGGGGATGGGGGAGAGCGGTGGCCATCGAGCCCCTCCAGGGTGAGCGCTGTTGAACCGGCATCCAATAGCGAGCGTGGCCTGTTACTGAACCCGTGTCAAGTAAGTACGATGCCCGGATGGCGCCGAGTACTTCCGGGAAGCCCCGCAGCAGGCTGACCACCGCCGAGCGGCGGGAACAGCTGCTGCGGATCGGTGCGCGCCTGTTCGCGGAGCGGCCGTACGACGACGTGTGGATCGAGCAGGTCGCGGACATCGCCGAGGTGTCCCGAGGGCTGCTGTACCACTACTTCCCGACGAAACGGGACTTCGTCACCGAAGTCATCAGGTCACAGGGCGAACGCCTGCTCGAGATGACCAAGTCCGATCCGACGCTGCCGGTCGAGGAGCAGCTGACGGCCGGTCTCGACGCGTACCTCCGCTATGTCGAAGCCAACGAGGACGGATACCGGGCACTGCATTCGGGCACGTCCATCGCCGTCGACGGCGTCCGTGAGGTCCTGGACAACAACTTCGCCGAACAGGGCCGCCGGATCCTCGAAGTGCTGTGCCCGGACGGCGAGCCGCCGGAGGCGCTGCGGGTGCTCGTCCGCGGTTGGCTGGCCTTCGTCGTGGCGGTCTGCCTCGACTGGCTCAAGTACCGGAGGCTGACCCGGGAGGAGATCCGGGATCTGTGCGCGAAGGCGCTGCTCGACATCGTCGACCTGCCAACATGACCTCGGCGCGTTCCTCGATCAGCCGCATCCGCGCGAGCCGCTCGCCCTCGTCGTTGTGCGCCGCGGATCTGGTGACCTGCCCGGACCACTTCCGGTAGAACATGCCGCACGTGGCGATGAAGTAGCCGTCCGAGCAGGCGTTGGCGGCGAGGATGAGTCCGGTGTCCTCCGACGCGGGCAAAGCCATCCAGCCGCCCAGGTCGAGCAGCAATTCGCGGCGGATGCACAAGGTCCCGGCCACCACCGACGACACGTAGCCGTTGCGCTGCCAGTGCCGCAGGATCGCGCCCCGCTCGATCCGCCCCTCGTCGGGGTCGCTGTCGACGCCGGCCGTCGTCCCGTCCGGGAGGAGGTCGAGGACCCGGCAAGTGGTCCAGCCGATCGCGGGATCTTCGAGCGCGGCGATGTCCCGCGAGAGCGCGCCGGGCGCCAGGAGGTCGTCCGCGTCGAGAGCCTTGATCAGCTCCCCGGAAGCGCGGGACAGCGCCATCATCCGCGCGACCCCGGGACCGCCCCGGCGGCCCGAGCCGGGCAGCACTCGTTCGTCCGCGGGCAGGGCGCCGTCGAGCAGGCCGGTCTCGCCGTCTTCCTGCACCAGCCATTCCCAGGCCCAGCCCGGCGGGAGTTCCTGCGCGGCGAGGGATTCGTACGCCTCGGTCAAGTACGGCAGACTCGGCTGGTGGACCGGGGTGATCACGCTGATGGTCGGCATGATCAGGCCGGGCGCCGAGCGGTGATCAGGAGGTGTTCCTCCGGCGGGGTCCCCGGCTCGTCCGCGGTGAAGATCTCCGAGTGGGTGCCGGTGACCTCCAGACCGACCGCCTCGACCCGCCGGACGAGGTCGTCCGGCGCGAAACTGGTCACGAGGAAACTGCGGCCGAAGAACTCCGCCGACGCGTCCTCGACGTCCCTCGGAACGGTGGCCAGCGCGAAAAGACCACCCGGGACCAGCCAGCGCGCGATGTCGGCGAGCACGGCTTCGGTGTCCTCGCGCGGCATCTGGAGGAACGGGAAGAAGGCGCAGACGGCTTCCCAGCTCTCGGGCGGCGAGGTCCATTCGCGCACGTCGGCGTGGACGAAGGTGGCGGCCGGAACCTGCTCGCGCGCGATATCGATCATCACCGGCGACACATCGAGCCCGGTCACCCGATGGCCGGCCGACGACAGGTCCTCGGCGACCGGTTTGCCGGTACCGCTGCCGATGTCGAGCACCCTCGAAGACGGAGGCAGCGCGCCCAGAAGATGCCGCACCGCCCTGTCGACCACCGGAGCCCGCCCGAAGACCTCTTCGTAGTCGGAACCGATGGCGTCGAACAGCTCCGCCGCGGTGACGGGTCGGTCCATTTCGCAGCTCCCCGGATCGAGTGGATCTCCCTCGGCGAGGCTACCGTTCCCTCGGTTCGCCGTCTCGCGTCCTCAAAGGAGGGGGCCGTTTAGACTGGGGTGGACGGAGTTTCTTGGGGTTTGGGGTTCAGATGAGCGTGTCGAGTGACGAGTTCCACCGGATGCTGAAGACGCTCGCCGACGTCGAGCGCTCCGACGCGAAGGAGTGGGAGTCGTTCAGCGTGCGCGGGAAGCGGTTCGGCTACTACTGGCCGCGGACCCAGACCGTCGGACTGAAGCAGACCCTCTCGGAACAGGAAGCTCTCGTGGCCGAACGGCCCGACGTCTTCGAGGTGCAGTTCACCGCCGGGGGATTCGGCTGGGTGGTGGTGTACCTCGACGGCATCGAATCCGACGAGCTCACCGAATTGGTCTACGAGGCATGGCGGCTTTCCGCTCCCGAGGAACTCGTCGCCCAGGTTCCCCCGCCCTGCTGAGCGTTACCGCATTCGTGTGTTGACGCGCGTCACTTCTTTCGTGGGGAACGTTTTCCGGGGCGCGGCGTTGTAGAGGGTGTCGATACGGATGGTGCCCCCGGGCCTCACCCTTCGCCTTCATGGAATACCGGTTCGGCCGGAGCCATGTCGTGCCTTTCGCCGAGAGGCGGCCCACCGTATCGGCCTTGGCTCCCGCTTCCGCTCGCAGGCGACCCCCAGGCCTTCGCTGAGCGGGAGCGGGTCTTTCCTTTGATTTAGGTCACCCGTTTCCGGAGGAACATTTTCGTGCGGGGGCGCGTTATAGAGGGTGTTGGCTCCCGTTCCCGCTCGCAGGTAACCCCCAGGCCTTCGCTGAGCGGGAACGGGTCTTTTTCGTTCGAGTGTTGACGCGGGTCACAGCGATTCGGCCTCGTCGCCGGGGAACATTTCGGCCGGTGGTGCGTTGTAGAGAGTGTCGGTACGGATGGTGCCCCCGGGCCTCACCCTTCGCCTTCACGGAATACCGGTTCGGCCGGAGCCGTGTTGAGCCACTCGCCGAGAGGCGGCCCCCGTACCGGCCACAAACTCCCGCTTCCTGCTCGCAGGAACCCCCAGCCTTCGCTGAGCGGAAGCGGGACCTTTTCTTTGCTGTGTGGGGTCTTCGTGGATTTCGCGGTCAAATGAGTAGGGCTGCGTGATCGGGCTCGATTTCTTGCGTCGGGGTAGCGGGGCCGTCGGATTGCAATGGTGATGGAGGGCTTCGCTTGGCCGAGTGGTGATCGGTCCGTTGGCGGCGGGACCGTGTGGATTTTGGTGCGTTGGATGACCTGAAATCCACACGGTCGTGCGTGATCGGTCCGGTCGTGGTGATCAGCTTTGTGGCGCGCTCCTGAATCGTCGGTTCAGCGACGGAAGAGGTCGCCTTTGGGGCTGCGGAAGTGGTGTGCTGGCGTTGGTCTTGATCGACGGCGGATTGGGGCCGTTGAGTGTCCCGGATCCTCCGTCGATCAAGGTATGGGTTGGCGTCGTGGAGCGCGGTGGCGTGGTGGGCGGGTGCCGGGCCTTTGTCGGGATGGTCGCCTGATCGGGAGCTGCGGGTATGCCGAGGGGCCCGTCGCCTGGGTGGCTGGCGGGCTCCTCGGGCCTAGACGTGGTGCAGGGTGTTGCGGCGGGGTTTTCGGAGCGGATCCCGGTACTGGGGTGGGATGAACTCGGGTAACCCGTCGGCCGCCATGCGTACTTCCCAGTCCCCGTGATGGATCAGCCGATGGTGGAACCCGCAGAGCAGGACCAGGTTCCGGAGATCTGTGGGGCCTCCGTCTGCCCAGTGCTCAATGTGGTGGGCGTGGCAGTTCTTGGGTTTCCGATGACAGCCGGGGAAGGCGCAGCCACCGTCACGGATGTTCAGCGCGCGTCTCTGGCCGGGTGTGACGAATCGTCGCAGGCGTCCCATGTCGAGTGGCTCGCCCGAGGCGCTCATCACGACTGGCAGCATGAGGCAGTCGCAGGCGGCGAGTCTGGCTTCGCGCGCGGTCATCGTGCCCACGAAGTCGAGGCAGGCGGTCCCGAGACCGGATTTGAGTTCTTCGAGTCCGATGGTGACGTGCACGAGGGTGCGGTAGCCGCTGGTGCCGGGCTGGTCCGGGCAGGCGATCGCCAGGTCGAGGAGGTCGGCCCAGGCGTCTCCCATGCGCTCGCATTTCATCCGCAGATCCGCCTGCCCGAACTCGTCCACCGGCCGCGGCTGGGCATGCGCCTCCAATGCGGCCGCCGTCCGAGCCCCGGTCTCATCGTCCAGGAGGCCGGTCAGCTTCCAGAACCCGTCCTTCCGGCGTTCCAGGGTGATCTCGCGGCGTGGTTCCTTAGGTTCGGGGTCTTTGGGTTCCTTGCCGTCCGGGTCGAGCCAGCCCAGCAGGTTCGCCTCGGCCTTGGTGAGCTGTGCGGGTCCGGCATTCGGGGCCAGGTCGGCGAGGATCTTCTCCGCCTTCGCCCGATCCTCCGCAGAGGTATCGGCCGGGAGTCGTTTCAAAATCTCCAGAATCTGATCGATCCGCTCGTCCCCGATCAGTCCCGCGGCGGCGACCGCGGCGGTCGCGGGAGCAACGGCGGGAACTTCGGTGCCGTCCAGAGCCCGGGTGGGGTTCAACGCGACGGCCCGCTTCACCACCGCACTGGCCTCACCGCGCGACAATCCCGCCATATCCGCAAACCAGCTGGCCGCACTGCCATGGCCGTACAAGTCTTTGACGCCCCGAGACTCGATCTCCGCCAGAAACTGCCCCAGCGCGGCAGTCGCCATCCGAATCACCTGCAAGGACTGCTGCACGCCATGCGCAAGCTCCAGCTTGCCAGCACGCCACAACTCCTGCGGCAACTCGGGAAGGAAGGTCTCGGACACGACTCCATAATACCCGAAGAAATCGAACACGTGTTCGTAATTTTGAGCAACAATCAAAAGACGCGAACAACACTGAAGAGTGATACCGCCCCGCATGGATATCACGCAAGGAAACGGGATCGCAGTTAGCCGACTAAATGCGGAGCAAACGCCTTGTGAGCGGTAAGGAAGGCTAGAGCGGACCGGTACCGCGCCTGAGCTGGGCGGAACTGAAATGTCGAGTGTGGAGGATGTGGGACGTCCCAGATCCTCCACACTCGGCGCGCCGGGGTGCCGACGATGGGGGAACCGGGACACTCAACGTCCCAATTCCCCCATCGTGGAGGAGCCGCCCAAGGACGGAAGCGAGCGAAAAGGACGGTGCGCCGAAACCGTCCTGACCACTCCCGAGCACCGAATCAGGACTCCCGAAGCGCCCCGTCGGCCAACCGCACCCGCCGATCCACCTTGATCTCCTTCAGGAACCGTTCATCGTGGCTCACCACCACGAAGGCCCCCTGATAAGCCCCCAGCGCGCTCTCCAGCTGCCCGACGCTGACCAGGTCCAGATTGTTGGTCGGCTCGTCCAGCAGGAGCAGCTGCGGCGCGGGTTCGGCGAACAGGACGCAGGCCAAGGTGGCTCGCAGGCGTTCGCCGCCGGAGAGGACGCCGACGGGAAGCTGGCTTCGCGCGCCTCGGAACAGGAAGCGGGCGAGGAGGGTCATTCGCTGCGATTCGGGCAGGCTCGGGGCGAACGTGGCGAAGTTCTCGGCGATGGTCTTGTCGAGGTCCAGGAGGTCGAGTCGCTGCGAGAGGTACGCGATCCGGCCCTCCGCCCGCTTCAGCACGCCGCCGTCCGGCGTGAGGTCGTCGTTGAGCACTCGCAGGAGCGTCGACTTCCCGGTGCCGTTCCCGCCGGTCAGCGCGATCCGTTCGGGGCCGCGGATCGTCAGGTCGACGCCGTCGCCCGCGAAGACGTTCCGGTCGCCGTAGCGGACCTGGATGTGCTCGCCGTGGAACATCGTGCGCCCGGCGGGGACGTTGGTGCCCGGCAGGATCAGGGCGATCTTGTGATCGTCGCGCAGGGAGCGTTCGGCTTCGTCGAGCCGGTTCTTCGCATCGTTGACGCGGGCCGCGTGCGTCTCGTTCGCCTTGCCCGCGGATTCCTGGGCGTTGCGTTTCATGGTGCCGGCGAAGATCTTCGGCAGACCGGCGTTGCCGAGGTTGCGGGCGGCGTTGCCCGCGCGCCGCGCCGCCCGTTCGCGCGCCTGCTGCATCTCCCGCTTCTCGCGTTTGACCTCCTGCTCGGCACTGCGGACGTTGCGCTCGGCGACCTCCTGCTCGGCTTTGACCGCCGCTTCGTATTGGGTGAAGTTCCCGCCGTGGTAGCGGAGATCGCCGCGGTCGAGTTCGGCGATCCGGTCCATCCGGTCGAGCAGTTCCCGGTCGTGACTCACCAGCAGCAGACAGCCGGACCAGTCCTCGAGCACGCCGTAGAGCTTGCGGCGCGCGTCGAGGTCGAGGTTGTTGGTCGGTTCGTCCAGCAGCAGGATGTCGGGCCGTTTCAGCAGCTGGGCGGCCAGCCCGAGGGAGATGATCTGCCCGCCGCTCAGTGTTCGCAGGCTCCGGTCCAGCGCGATGCCGTCGAGACCGAGCCGGTCGAGCTGTGCCCGGGTGCGCTCCTCGATGTCCCAGTCGTTCCCGATGGTGGTGAAATGCTCGTCGCTCGCGTCACCCGACTCGATGGCGCTCAGCGCCGCGAGCTGCGGTGCGATGCCCAGCACCTCGGCCACGTTCAGCTCGGCGGTGAGCGGCAGCGACTGCGGCAGATAGCCGAGGACCCCCTGAGTGGAAACGGTCCCGGACACCGGCCGCAGCTCGCCGGCGATCAGTTTGAGAAGCGTGCTCTTGCCGGCTCCGTTCGGCGCGACCAGGCCGGTGCGGCCTCCCGGCACGGTGAAGGACAGGTCGTCGAAGACCGGGGTGTCGTCCGGCCAGGCGAACGACAGGGCGGAAACGACGACGAAGGCGTCTGACATGGAAATGACCTCGTGAAAGACAGCGGGCGCCACAGGGAGGCACCGCGGTGGACGTGGTTTCGAGGGGACGACAAAGTGGCCACGTCGGCGTCAGCGCCGGTGGCCTGCCAACTCCGGCTCACCCGGAGATGTCGTCTTCACCTGCCACGTCTGGTCTCCCTGTTCGTCGATCAGGTCCGCTCCACGATAACAAGACCTGCCGGGGCGCGGCCACCGCAATACCGCCGGGGTGACGGTGATCCGATACGGCTTCCGCTTCGTATCCGGCTTTTCGCGACGATTCCCGATAACCGGTAATCGTGTGATGCGGATCATATCCATTGATGAGTGCGGGTGGCACTTCTAATGTTCTCGGTGCGACGTTTTCGCGACTGGGGAATTCCGTGGAAATGTCGTCATTCCATTCCTCGACCTGAGAGGTTCTCCGATGATGCCGAGTGCCGGAACCCGAAGACGAATCGCGACCACGGCCACCGTGCTGGGGACGTTCGCCCTGGTCGCTCCATCGGCGCAAGCCGCCGAAACCACCGTTCCCTGTGCTCCCGCCGCGTTGGTCAAGGCCGTCGCCGACGCCAACGCGACTCCCGAGCCGGACGCGCTTTCGCTGGCGCCGAACTGCGTCTACACGCTCACGGAGGCCGCCGACGCCCGCTGGAATTCCGGGCTGCCCTCCGTCGAAGGAAAGCTCACCATCCACGGCAACCACGCCACGATCGAACGCGCGAAGGACGCCCCCCGATTCCGGATCATCACCAATTGGGGTGATCTGACCCTGAACGAGATCACCATCACCGGTGGCCACGCTCCCGACGGAGCCGGGACCAACTCCTATGGCGACGCGAACCCGGGTGGATCCGGCGGCGGCATCCAGAACTGGGGCCCGCTGACCATCACCGACAGCATCATCAGCGGTAACACCGCCGGCGCGGGTGCTCGTGGCGCGGACGCGACCGCCACCACCTATGCGGGCAGCGGCGGCAGCGGAGGATTCGGCGGCGGTATCTCCTCGTACTCTTCCTCACGGGCCACACTGACGATCACGCGTACCACGATCACCGGTAACGCCAGTGGCGCCGGCGGCCCCGGCGGAAACGGTGTGGCCGCCAAACCGGGCGGCCGAGGCGGGGCTGCCGGTTACGGTGGCGGTGTCGAGGTCATCAGCGGCACCGTCCTACGGATCATCGGTGGCAGCGTCACCGGAAACAGCGCCGGGAGCGGTGGCAAGGGTGGTACGGGCGGTGCCGAGGGCGGCGGAGCCGGGGACGGCGGCAGCGGCGGCGTGGCAGGCGGCGTGTTCCTGTCGTCGAGCCAGGGGCTGCTGAATCCCGCGTTCACCGGCGTCACCGTCTCGGGCAATCAGGCCGGCCGAGGCGGTGACGCCGGAATCGCGGGCCCGGGCGGGTACTCCGGGTACTCCGGCTACGGAGGCCGAGGCGGCGGAATCGGCGTGTTCGACGACAACCTCACGCTCGACGCCGTGAAGGTCGGCGACAACGCCGCGGGCGAGCCTGGGGCAGGTTCCTATCCGAGTCCGGCGTCCGGTGGTGGCATCCACACGCTGAACGCGCACGTCACGCTGGTGAACGGCGCCGTAGTGAGCGGCAACCTGCCTGACAACTGTGTTTATCCGGCGGACGTGCCCGGCTGCGTCAACGATTTCCGGACCGCCGAGGCCCAGGGCTCCGATCAGCGGGCCGTCGCCGAACGGGCCGCGGTCGTCAGCCGAGGCTAGCCGTCGGGCGGGGTCGTTCGGGACGAAGGACGTCCTGAACGACCCCTTGCCGTCAGCTCAGCCCGTTCAGCCCGATCGTCCGGGAGTACCAGAGCGCGCTTCGCTTCGGCGTCCGCTGCTGGGTGGCGTAGTCGACGTGCACGAGGCCGAACCGCTTGGCGTACCCCTCGGCCCACTCGAAGTTGTCGAGCAGCGACCAGTAGAAGTAGCCGCGCAGGTCGACACCCGCCTCGATCGCGTCGTACGCGGCGCGCAGATGCGAGTCGAGGAAGGCGATCCGGTCGGTGTCCGCGATGTCCCCGCCGACCAGCGCGTCGGGATACGACGCGCCGTTTTCGGTGATGTACAACGGGATCGGCCGATAGTCCCGGTGCACCTGCAGCAGGCATTCGGTGAGCCGCGACGGCTGGACCTCCCAGCCGGAGTCGGTACGCGGCGCCGCCTCGTCGGGGACGAAATGGACGTCGGGGGAGCCGAGCCAGTCGGCGCCCGCCGGTTCGCTGCCGGGCAGGGGAGTGCCCGCGACCTGGTAACCGCGGTAGTAGTTGATGCCCAGCCAATCGATCGGCGCGGCGATGGTCGCGAGATCGCCGTCCCGCACCAGGTCACCGATGCCGAGCGGCGCCAGGTCGGCCAGCAGGTCGTCGGGGTACGAGCCACGAAGCACCGGATCCAGGAACAAGCGGTTCTGCAGGCCGTCGATCCGGCGCGCGGCCTCGGCGTCCACAGTGGACGACGGGTCGACCGCCGACACCGGGTACAGGTTCAGCGTCACCCCCGACGCCGCGGCCGGCGCGTGCCGCCGCAGGACGTCCATCGCTAGCCCGTGCCCCAGCAGCAGGTGGTGCGCGGCCGCGACGGCGGCGCGGGGCTCCTGCCTC from Amycolatopsis sp. EV170708-02-1 includes:
- a CDS encoding cytochrome P450, with protein sequence MLGVSPKTPVQDSMRHAAELGPVFERKVFGRSIVFVHGAAMVADLSDEKRFAKHVTPAISNLRPLGGDGLFTAHNEEPNWRRAHEILAPAFSRNAMQRYHPTMLAITRELLDTWDRGGEVDVADDMTKLTLETIGRTGFGYSFSSFERAEPHPFVAAMVRTLRHAQRMAIQPPVIGPLLSRKANQRNEADLAFLHSVVADVIEARRNDPSTEDLLGLMLNTTQPSTGAALDEDNIRHQIITFLVAGHETTSGALSFALYYLARNPDVLARAQSEVDKVWGENPDPSYEEVAKLRYVRRVLDEALRLWPTAPAFARQAQVDTVVGGGEYAMRKGQWALVLIPALHRDPVWGDDPESFDPDRFSPERNRARPAHVYKPFGTGERACIGRQFALHEATLVLGMLLSRYDLRSDPSYRLKVQELLTLKPEGFKLEVSLRDRASVPA
- a CDS encoding TetR/AcrR family transcriptional regulator, which translates into the protein MPVVNSRPRRARSGNQRDEAARLAVLHAADDLLVEHGFARLTIEAIARQAGVAKQTIYRWWPSKVEILLDTLVEDSEKRFPVPADKPADLRGYFRGYARFVTRDPAGKVLLALIAEAQHSPETAKSLHERYLGPRRERERDLLARGIEAGELSTTLDLDAALDAVVGPIVYRALTGASVPRALVDALFDGLLKP
- the abc-f gene encoding ribosomal protection-like ABC-F family protein; this translates as MSDAFVVVSALSFAWPDDTPVFDDLSFTVPGGRTGLVAPNGAGKSTLLKLIAGELRPVSGTVSTQGVLGYLPQSLPLTAELNVAEVLGIAPQLAALSAIESGDASDEHFTTIGNDWDIEERTRAQLDRLGLDGIALDRSLRTLSGGQIISLGLAAQLLKRPDILLLDEPTNNLDLDARRKLYGVLEDWSGCLLLVSHDRELLDRMDRIAELDRGDLRYHGGNFTQYEAAVKAEQEVAERNVRSAEQEVKREKREMQQARERAARRAGNAARNLGNAGLPKIFAGTMKRNAQESAGKANETHAARVNDAKNRLDEAERSLRDDHKIALILPGTNVPAGRTMFHGEHIQVRYGDRNVFAGDGVDLTIRGPERIALTGGNGTGKSTLLRVLNDDLTPDGGVLKRAEGRIAYLSQRLDLLDLDKTIAENFATFAPSLPESQRMTLLARFLFRGARSQLPVGVLSGGERLRATLACVLFAEPAPQLLLLDEPTNNLDLVSVGQLESALGAYQGAFVVVSHDERFLKEIKVDRRVRLADGALRES
- a CDS encoding glycosyltransferase, giving the protein MPTISVITPVHQPSLPYLTEAYESLAAQELPPGWAWEWLVQEDGETGLLDGALPADERVLPGSGRRGGPGVARMMALSRASGELIKALDADDLLAPGALSRDIAALEDPAIGWTTCRVLDLLPDGTTAGVDSDPDEGRIERGAILRHWQRNGYVSSVVAGTLCIRRELLLDLGGWMALPASEDTGLILAANACSDGYFIATCGMFYRKWSGQVTRSAAHNDEGERLARMRLIEERAEVMLAGRRCRAAPSRTDPGSPPGSASGT
- a CDS encoding class I SAM-dependent methyltransferase — protein: MDRPVTAAELFDAIGSDYEEVFGRAPVVDRAVRHLLGALPPSSRVLDIGSGTGKPVAEDLSSAGHRVTGLDVSPVMIDIAREQVPAATFVHADVREWTSPPESWEAVCAFFPFLQMPREDTEAVLADIARWLVPGGLFALATVPRDVEDASAEFFGRSFLVTSFAPDDLVRRVEAVGLEVTGTHSEIFTADEPGTPPEEHLLITARRPA
- a CDS encoding TetR/AcrR family transcriptional regulator gives rise to the protein MAPSTSGKPRSRLTTAERREQLLRIGARLFAERPYDDVWIEQVADIAEVSRGLLYHYFPTKRDFVTEVIRSQGERLLEMTKSDPTLPVEEQLTAGLDAYLRYVEANEDGYRALHSGTSIAVDGVREVLDNNFAEQGRRILEVLCPDGEPPEALRVLVRGWLAFVVAVCLDWLKYRRLTREEIRDLCAKALLDIVDLPT
- a CDS encoding MmcQ/YjbR family DNA-binding protein; the protein is MSVSSDEFHRMLKTLADVERSDAKEWESFSVRGKRFGYYWPRTQTVGLKQTLSEQEALVAERPDVFEVQFTAGGFGWVVVYLDGIESDELTELVYEAWRLSAPEELVAQVPPPC
- a CDS encoding GH1 family beta-glucosidase; translation: MSAHPDSVRAKTALLFPPGFVWGAATAAFQVEGATTADGRTDSIWDVFARRPGAVVGGDTGEPGADHYRRYAEDVDLMRRLGLGAYRFSLSWPRIRPDGGTPNPRGLAFYDRLVDKLLEAGVEPWATLYHWDLPQSLEDQGGWAVRETAFRFAEYAETVVARLGDRVPRWSTLNEPWCAAMLGYARGIHAPGRQEPRAAVAAAHHLLLGHGLAMDVLRRHAPAAASGVTLNLYPVSAVDPSSTVDAEAARRIDGLQNRLFLDPVLRGSYPDDLLADLAPLGIGDLVRDGDLATIAAPIDWLGINYYRGYQVAGTPLPGSEPAGADWLGSPDVHFVPDEAAPRTDSGWEVQPSRLTECLLQVHRDYRPIPLYITENGASYPDALVGGDIADTDRIAFLDSHLRAAYDAIEAGVDLRGYFYWSLLDNFEWAEGYAKRFGLVHVDYATQQRTPKRSALWYSRTIGLNGLS
- a CDS encoding HNH endonuclease signature motif containing protein; protein product: MSETFLPELPQELWRAGKLELAHGVQQSLQVIRMATAALGQFLAEIESRGVKDLYGHGSAASWFADMAGLSRGEASAVVKRAVALNPTRALDGTEVPAVAPATAAVAAAGLIGDERIDQILEILKRLPADTSAEDRAKAEKILADLAPNAGPAQLTKAEANLLGWLDPDGKEPKDPEPKEPRREITLERRKDGFWKLTGLLDDETGARTAAALEAHAQPRPVDEFGQADLRMKCERMGDAWADLLDLAIACPDQPGTSGYRTLVHVTIGLEELKSGLGTACLDFVGTMTAREARLAACDCLMLPVVMSASGEPLDMGRLRRFVTPGQRRALNIRDGGCAFPGCHRKPKNCHAHHIEHWADGGPTDLRNLVLLCGFHHRLIHHGDWEVRMAADGLPEFIPPQYRDPLRKPRRNTLHHV